The window TAACGGATGAGAGGTTGGAAACATGGCTAATCATATCTTCATTCTGGCAACTGTGATGCTGTTGGCTGGCATTTTTGGGGGGCTGGTGAATTATTATCTGTATGGGGATAAGGATCCCGATGCAGCAAGTCTGCCACGTTTTCTTGTGGTGGGTGTGGGTGCGTCCTTTCTGGTGCCGGTGGTGCTGGATATGGTGAACAGTGAACTTGTTCTGGAGAGTCAGGGCGATCCGTCACGGTTGTTAATTTTTACCGGTTTCTGTTTGATTTCAGCGTTATTGAGCCGCTTCTTTATCGACAATCTGTCTGACCGGATTCTCAATGAAGCTCAGGTGGCGAAGCAGCGTTCCGAAGAAGTTCAGCAGAACCTGCGCATTATTCAGAGTGAACTGCTGCCATTAATCGATACCGAAACCGAACAGGATTCCGGTAACGAAGATCCTCAGGTGGTTCAGGTAAATGATGAGCTGGATGTTACTTCAACCCACGTACTGAAAATTCTCTCCAGCGGGCGCTTTATTTTCCGTTCTCTGGCCGGGGTTTGTCGTGAAGCCAATGAAGAAGAGTCGACCATTCTGAAAACACTGCATGTTTTGGTAACCCGCAGCCTGGCCGGTAAAGTCAGCGGTAAAAACGGTGTTCGCTGGCACATTACTGAGAAAGGCCGTCGCGTACTCGAATCTAACCTGTAACAGCCTTACCCCCGGGAGCAGTTATGATGATTAATCGTTGGCTGTCGGGGGTGATGCTTGTATCACTCCTGTCGTTTTGTGCCGCATCTTCTGCGGCCGAATCTCCTGCCAAGCCCTCCGATGTCCGGATTATTATCGATATTTCCGGCAGCATGAAAGAAACAGACCCTGAAAATC of the Thalassolituus hydrocarboniclasticus genome contains:
- a CDS encoding YEATS-associated helix-containing protein, which gives rise to MANHIFILATVMLLAGIFGGLVNYYLYGDKDPDAASLPRFLVVGVGASFLVPVVLDMVNSELVLESQGDPSRLLIFTGFCLISALLSRFFIDNLSDRILNEAQVAKQRSEEVQQNLRIIQSELLPLIDTETEQDSGNEDPQVVQVNDELDVTSTHVLKILSSGRFIFRSLAGVCREANEEESTILKTLHVLVTRSLAGKVSGKNGVRWHITEKGRRVLESNL